A single region of the Silene latifolia isolate original U9 population chromosome 8, ASM4854445v1, whole genome shotgun sequence genome encodes:
- the LOC141594022 gene encoding actinidain-like, which yields MAFTNIFSLALILILAYKASETVSRPLENNTTTLSTRPMHNMRLMHEQWMAQYGRTYKHVQEKEKRFKIFKENVKRINKFNNGATKKSYTLRINQFTDLTSEEVRSTRKGSMSQLNPLDASMIKELNASAFSFYGDQSNIASFVDWRMRGAITPIKNQGQCGSCWTFATVAAIESINQITTGQLISLSEQDILDCLDTSGNGGCNGGVMAEAFNFIAQGNHLPTEYEYPYQGGRGQCMMPRGGEPGGVTISNWKYLLQANDFASLKSALNAQPVAISIDSNSFDFDHYGGGIYDMPLRWNYNDHDLLLIGYGTDENGIDYWLLKNSWGIYWGEEGYMRLLMDEYQCPIAQNAFAPVM from the exons ATGGCTTTCACTAACATATTCTCCCTTGCCCTAATTCTCATTCTCGCCTACAAAGCCTCCGAAACCGTCTCACGCCCTCTCGAAAACAATACCACCACGCTATCAACAAGACCGATGCACAATATGAGGCTCATGCACGAGCAATGGATGGCTCAATACGGTCGCACGTACAAACACGTGCAAGAAAAAGAGAAGCGTTTCAAAATCTTCAAAGAAAATGTGAAACGTATAAATAAATTTAACAATGGTGCAACAAAAAAATCGTATACGTTACGCATCAATCAGTTTACTGACTTAACTTCAGAAGAGGTTCGATCGACTCGTAAGGGGTCCATGAGTCAATTGAATCCACTCGATGCGTCCATGATAAAGGAGTTAAATGCGAGTGCATTTAGCTTTTATGGTGACCAAAGTAATATTGCGTCTTTTGTGGATTGGAGGATGAGAGGAGCAATCACTCCGATTAAGAACCAAGGGCAGTGTG GATCATGTTGGACATTTGCAACAGTAGCAGCAATAGAAAgcataaaccaaataacaacagGACAACTAATATCTCTTTCAGAGCAAGACATCCTAGATTGCCTAGACACATCCGGTAACGGTGGTTGCAACGGCGGTGTTATGGCCGAGGCCTTCAATTTCATAGCACAAGGTAACCACCTTCCTACGGAATACGAGTACCCGTACCAAGGTGGCAGGGGTCAATGTATGATGCCACGGGGTGGCGAACCAGGCGGAGTCACTATTAGTAACTGGAAATATTTACTACAAGCTAATGACTTTGCCTCGCTTAAGAGCGCATTGAACGCGCAACCGGTGGCCATTAGTATTGATTCAAACTCGTTCGATTTTGATCATTATGGAGGTGGGATTTATGATATGCCACTAAGATGGAATTATAATGATCATGATCTTCTTTTAATCGGGTATGGTACCGATGAAAATGGGATCGATTATTGGTTATTGAAGAATTCTTGGGGAATTTATTGGGGTGAAGAGGGTTATATGAGATTGCTTATGGATGAATATCAATGCCCTATTGCTCAAAATGCCTTTGCTCCTGTTATGTAA